One window from the genome of Streptomyces sp. NBC_01476 encodes:
- a CDS encoding pilus assembly protein TadG-related protein: MSRAPRGDRGQTVGIYIVAMAALFFLAFAYFAVGQAAVVRNGAQTAADAAAIAAAREQRDAVHDAFLAALLSGDADALRRLLDNVAAGLGAGCPDAAATYAADNSARVTTCVPVSGPPGWHVGVASLGTVGRSVVKGTEGIHATAHATAVIEPRCVLDETNKPVVDFTCDNGPLDIDPTQSGFTLNLSDFYTVHLSD, from the coding sequence CTGAGCCGCGCGCCACGCGGAGACAGGGGCCAGACCGTCGGCATCTACATCGTCGCCATGGCCGCCCTGTTCTTCCTGGCCTTCGCCTACTTCGCGGTCGGTCAGGCGGCCGTGGTCCGCAACGGCGCGCAGACCGCGGCCGACGCGGCGGCGATCGCGGCGGCCCGTGAGCAGCGTGACGCGGTGCATGACGCCTTCCTGGCCGCGCTGTTGTCCGGTGATGCCGACGCTTTGCGGCGACTACTGGACAATGTGGCCGCGGGCCTCGGCGCGGGCTGCCCCGACGCCGCGGCGACCTATGCCGCGGACAACAGCGCCCGGGTGACCACCTGCGTCCCCGTATCGGGCCCGCCGGGCTGGCACGTGGGAGTCGCTTCGCTGGGGACCGTGGGCCGGTCCGTGGTCAAGGGCACCGAGGGTATCCACGCCACGGCGCACGCCACCGCGGTGATCGAACCGCGCTGCGTGCTGGACGAGACCAACAAGCCTGTTGTGGACTTCACTTGCGACAACGGACCGCTGGACATCGACCCGACCCAGTCGGGGTTCACTCTGAACCTGTCGGACTTCTACACCGTCCATCTGAGCGACTGA
- a CDS encoding AI-2E family transporter, with protein MPEKRHWSSALASGLAHLAGRIEERHVAVSARDAAPGDDSAAEPAAGGAAIPVPAPAEPAPAPAEAAGNTAGAPATPAATAPRTAAKAAGTSRPAAAVADEPAVPPVAAVARRAPRPATDPVAVVPWSMRVAAEVGWRLLILAGTVWVLMRIIGAVRLVVLAFAAALLITALLQPFVARLKRMGVPRGLATATVFIGGFIVMGLVGWFVVWQVMDNIDNLSGSLQDGVAEGKKWLLNSPFHVTDDQINQVAKNLSEAIRHNTQALTDAGLQGVTVIVELLTGMLLAMFSTLFLLFDGPNIWQWVLRLFPEQARDGLAGAGPRAWHTLTLYVRGTVLVALIDAIFIGVGIFFLGVPMAVPLAVVIFLASFVPLVGAVASGAIAVVVALVTEGPFTALMVLVVVLAVQQIEGHILQPFILGRAVRVHPLAVVLSVAAGSLVAGIGGAVTAVPLVAVGNTVVSYLRAHARAAALAAESESGAAAGPTAPADGPAAGAKVPPAEEAGAEPGAEPGAEAAAGPGAEPGAEAVEVEA; from the coding sequence ATGCCGGAAAAGCGCCACTGGAGTTCCGCGCTCGCCTCCGGGCTGGCCCATCTGGCCGGCCGGATCGAGGAGCGGCACGTCGCGGTGTCCGCGCGTGACGCGGCGCCCGGTGACGACTCGGCCGCCGAACCCGCGGCCGGCGGCGCAGCCATACCTGTACCCGCCCCCGCCGAACCGGCGCCTGCCCCCGCGGAGGCGGCCGGGAACACCGCCGGCGCCCCCGCGACCCCCGCCGCAACCGCCCCCAGGACCGCTGCCAAGGCAGCCGGCACGTCCCGGCCCGCCGCGGCCGTAGCGGACGAACCCGCCGTGCCGCCCGTGGCCGCAGTGGCCCGGCGTGCCCCCCGTCCGGCCACCGACCCGGTCGCCGTGGTGCCGTGGAGTATGCGGGTCGCCGCCGAGGTCGGCTGGCGGCTGCTGATCCTGGCAGGCACCGTCTGGGTGCTGATGCGCATCATCGGCGCGGTCCGCCTGGTCGTCCTGGCCTTCGCCGCGGCGCTGCTGATCACCGCGCTGCTGCAGCCGTTCGTGGCCCGGCTCAAGCGGATGGGCGTGCCCCGCGGACTGGCCACCGCGACCGTCTTCATCGGCGGCTTCATCGTGATGGGCCTGGTCGGCTGGTTCGTTGTCTGGCAGGTCATGGACAACATCGACAATCTCTCCGGCAGCCTTCAGGACGGTGTCGCCGAGGGCAAGAAGTGGCTGCTGAATAGCCCCTTCCATGTCACCGACGACCAGATCAACCAGGTCGCCAAGAACCTCAGCGAGGCGATCAGGCACAACACCCAGGCGCTCACCGACGCCGGGCTGCAGGGCGTCACCGTCATCGTCGAGCTGCTGACCGGCATGCTGCTGGCGATGTTCAGCACGCTGTTCCTGCTCTTCGACGGCCCCAACATCTGGCAGTGGGTGCTGCGGCTCTTCCCCGAGCAGGCCAGGGACGGCCTGGCCGGCGCAGGACCGCGCGCCTGGCACACCCTCACCTTGTACGTACGCGGCACGGTGCTCGTCGCGCTGATCGACGCGATCTTCATCGGTGTCGGGATCTTCTTCCTCGGTGTGCCGATGGCGGTACCGCTGGCCGTGGTGATCTTCCTGGCCTCCTTCGTGCCGCTGGTCGGCGCGGTGGCCTCCGGCGCCATCGCGGTGGTCGTCGCGCTCGTCACCGAGGGGCCGTTCACCGCGCTGATGGTGCTGGTGGTGGTGCTCGCGGTCCAGCAGATCGAGGGCCACATCCTGCAGCCGTTCATCCTCGGCCGGGCAGTGCGGGTCCACCCGCTCGCGGTGGTCCTCTCGGTGGCGGCCGGCTCGCTGGTCGCCGGCATCGGCGGCGCGGTGACCGCCGTACCGCTGGTCGCGGTCGGCAACACGGTCGTGAGCTATCTGCGCGCACATGCCCGCGCGGCGGCCCTGGCGGCGGAGAGCGAGTCCGGCGCAGCGGCCGGCCCCACCGCCCCGGCGGACGGCCCGGCGGCCGGCGCGAAGGTCCCGCCGGCCGAGGAAGCGGGTGCGGAACCGGGCGCTGAGCCTGGCGCGGAAGCGGCAGCCGGGCCGGGTGCGGAACCGGGCGCTGAGGCCGTCGAGGTCGAGGCCTGA
- a CDS encoding DUF192 domain-containing protein gives MHRPTVHAGLGGSWVRRLTRRWRDGEGVLRAPAADVPLRVAASYRARTRGLLGVDGIEGALLLTPASSVHTVRMRFAIDVAYLDRRLRVVAVRTMPPGRVGRPRFRARHVLEAEAGAFARWGVAKGAVLTAVLTGAAGSAG, from the coding sequence ATGCACCGGCCGACCGTACACGCCGGGCTTGGGGGCTCTTGGGTGAGGCGATTGACGAGGCGCTGGCGCGACGGCGAGGGCGTACTGCGGGCGCCTGCCGCCGACGTACCGCTGCGGGTCGCGGCTTCGTACCGGGCCAGGACCCGCGGGCTGCTCGGGGTGGACGGGATCGAGGGCGCGCTGCTGCTGACCCCGGCGTCCAGCGTGCACACCGTACGGATGCGGTTCGCGATCGACGTCGCCTATCTGGACCGGCGGCTGCGGGTGGTCGCGGTACGCACCATGCCGCCCGGCCGGGTCGGCCGTCCGCGGTTCCGGGCCCGGCACGTGCTGGAGGCGGAGGCGGGCGCGTTCGCCCGGTGGGGCGTGGCGAAGGGCGCGGTGCTGACCGCCGTCCTCACGGGAGCCGCCGGCTCCGCGGGCTGA
- a CDS encoding PhoH family protein — MVTSKNRRDHDRRTYVLDTSVLLADPGALTRFDEHEVVLPIVVVTELEAKRHHPELGYFARQALRMLDEFRIRYGRLDAPIPIGDLGGTLRVELNHSDPGVLPAGFRLGDNDSRILAVARNLQAEGYDVTVVSKDLPLRVKASSVGLLAEEYRAELAITSGWTGMEELLVSAEEVDALFAQETIDLPEAAEFPVHTGLVLQSERGKALGRVTPDGRVRLVRGDREAFGIHGRSAEQRVALDLLLDPDVGIVSMGGRAGTGKSALALCAGLEAVLERRQHRKVMVFRPLYAVGGQELGYLPGSESEKMSPWAQAVFDTLSAVTTKEVIEEVVARGMLEVLPLTHIRGRSLHDAFVIVDEAQSLERNVLLTVLSRIGAGSRVVLTHDVAQRDNLRVGRYDGVVAVVEKLKGHPLFAHVTLNRSERSAIAALVTEMLEDGGA, encoded by the coding sequence GTGGTGACCAGCAAGAATCGCCGTGATCACGACCGGCGCACGTACGTACTCGACACCAGCGTGCTGCTGGCCGATCCAGGCGCCCTCACCCGCTTCGACGAGCACGAGGTCGTGCTCCCGATCGTCGTGGTGACGGAGTTGGAGGCCAAGCGCCACCACCCGGAACTGGGCTACTTCGCCCGGCAGGCCCTGCGCATGCTGGACGAGTTCCGGATCCGGTACGGCCGGCTCGACGCACCGATTCCCATCGGTGACCTCGGCGGCACGCTCCGTGTCGAGCTCAACCACTCGGACCCCGGGGTGCTGCCCGCGGGATTCCGGCTCGGTGACAACGACTCGCGCATTCTGGCCGTCGCCCGCAATCTGCAGGCCGAGGGGTACGACGTCACCGTCGTCTCCAAGGACCTGCCGCTGCGGGTGAAGGCGTCCTCGGTCGGCCTGCTGGCCGAGGAGTACCGCGCCGAGCTCGCCATCACCTCGGGCTGGACCGGAATGGAGGAACTGCTGGTCTCCGCGGAGGAAGTGGACGCACTCTTCGCCCAGGAGACCATCGATCTGCCCGAAGCGGCGGAGTTTCCGGTGCACACCGGCCTGGTGCTGCAGTCCGAGCGGGGGAAGGCGCTGGGGCGGGTCACGCCCGACGGCCGGGTCCGGCTGGTCCGCGGCGACCGGGAGGCGTTCGGCATCCACGGCCGCAGCGCGGAGCAGCGTGTCGCGCTGGATCTGCTGCTGGACCCGGACGTCGGCATCGTCTCCATGGGTGGCCGGGCCGGCACCGGAAAGTCGGCGCTTGCCCTGTGCGCGGGCCTGGAGGCGGTCCTGGAACGCCGTCAGCACCGCAAGGTGATGGTCTTCCGGCCGCTGTACGCGGTGGGCGGCCAGGAGCTGGGCTACCTGCCGGGCAGCGAGTCGGAGAAGATGAGCCCGTGGGCGCAGGCGGTGTTCGACACGCTGTCGGCGGTCACCACCAAGGAGGTCATCGAGGAGGTCGTGGCCCGCGGCATGCTCGAAGTGCTGCCGCTCACCCACATCAGGGGCCGCTCGCTGCACGACGCCTTCGTGATCGTGGACGAGGCGCAGTCGCTGGAGCGCAATGTGCTGCTGACCGTGCTCTCCCGGATCGGTGCCGGTTCACGCGTGGTGCTCACCCACGACGTGGCCCAGCGGGACAACCTCCGGGTCGGGCGGTACGACGGCGTGGTCGCGGTGGTGGAGAAACTCAAGGGTCATCCGCTCTTCGCCCATGTGACGCTGAACCGTTCCGAGCGGTCCGCCATCGCGGCGCTCGTCACCGAGATGCTGGAGGACGGCGGGGCGTGA
- a CDS encoding DUF5936 domain-containing protein has product MTLIGLGLALAFAVCAVGVVYAIGLLRADVKLPDDLALALEIGRTRTTRTGNAIDRIGIRWAPMVLRMMGPARIARIRDRLDHAGHPYGLTVERYAARRAVYGFVGGLGGLVLLSRGSWLLALLVLAYGWWFADITIWVAVRRRRDDIERTLPDFLDVLAVVVSAGLGFRQALERVNSVYRGPWSDEIRIALRQMDVGVSRRDAFDQLRERNRSEQVAQFVSALQQGEELGAPIARTLLQIAQDMRRTEAQNARRRAARMVPRATGVITLLLVPATMILLISGTIIGSQTHFGDLFGNG; this is encoded by the coding sequence ATGACCCTGATCGGCCTTGGACTCGCGCTGGCGTTCGCCGTCTGCGCGGTCGGCGTCGTCTACGCGATCGGACTGCTGCGAGCGGACGTCAAGCTCCCTGACGACCTGGCGCTGGCCCTGGAGATCGGCCGGACCCGAACCACCCGCACAGGCAATGCCATTGACCGGATCGGCATCCGCTGGGCTCCCATGGTCCTGCGGATGATGGGACCGGCCCGGATAGCCCGGATCCGGGACCGACTCGATCACGCCGGCCACCCGTACGGACTGACGGTCGAGCGGTACGCGGCCCGCCGCGCCGTCTACGGATTCGTCGGCGGGCTCGGCGGTCTTGTGCTTCTTTCCCGCGGGAGTTGGCTGCTGGCGTTGCTCGTCCTTGCCTACGGCTGGTGGTTCGCCGACATCACCATCTGGGTGGCGGTCCGGCGCCGCCGCGACGACATCGAGCGGACGCTTCCCGATTTCCTGGACGTCCTCGCGGTCGTGGTCAGCGCCGGCCTCGGCTTCCGGCAGGCGCTGGAACGCGTCAACTCGGTCTACAGGGGCCCTTGGTCGGATGAGATCCGCATCGCCCTTCGGCAGATGGACGTCGGCGTCAGCCGCCGCGACGCCTTCGACCAGCTGCGCGAGCGCAACCGCAGCGAGCAGGTGGCCCAGTTCGTCTCCGCACTCCAGCAAGGTGAGGAGCTCGGCGCTCCCATCGCCCGCACGCTGCTGCAGATCGCCCAGGACATGCGCCGTACCGAAGCGCAGAACGCCCGCCGCCGCGCAGCCCGGATGGTCCCGCGCGCGACCGGCGTCATCACCCTGCTGCTGGTTCCGGCCACCATGATCCTTTTGATCTCCGGCACGATCATCGGCTCCCAGACCCACTTCGGGGACCTCTTCGGAAATGGGTGA
- the mgrA gene encoding L-glyceraldehyde 3-phosphate reductase: MDIRNLYRASDERYDSMEYRRTGRSGLKLPAVSLGLWHNFGDDRTLGSQRAILRRAFDLGVTHFDLANNYGPPYGAAEANFGTLFAQDFRPYRDELVISTKAGYDMWPGPYGEWGSRKYLLASLDQSLARMGLDYVDIFYSHRFDPETPLEETMGALATAVQQGKALYVGISSYGPDRTREAARILRELGVPALIHQPSYSMINRWIETEGLLDVLAEEGMGCIGFVPLAQGLLTDRYLGGIPEGSRAAQGKSLNPALVNDETVSRLRALNEIAAGRGQSLAQLALSWVLRDPRVTSALIGASSVGQLEANVAAVGAAPLTAEELAAIDTHAVEPEGVNLWSVSSEA, encoded by the coding sequence GTGGATATCCGAAACCTCTACCGCGCCTCCGACGAGCGCTACGACTCGATGGAGTACCGCAGGACCGGCCGCAGCGGGCTCAAGCTCCCGGCCGTGTCGCTCGGCCTGTGGCACAACTTCGGCGACGACCGCACGCTCGGCTCGCAGCGGGCCATTCTGCGGCGCGCCTTCGACCTCGGTGTCACGCACTTCGACCTGGCCAACAACTACGGCCCGCCGTACGGCGCCGCCGAGGCCAACTTCGGCACCCTGTTCGCCCAGGACTTCCGTCCCTACCGCGACGAGCTGGTCATCTCGACCAAGGCCGGGTACGACATGTGGCCCGGGCCGTACGGCGAGTGGGGCTCGCGCAAGTACCTGCTCGCCTCGCTCGACCAGTCGCTCGCCCGGATGGGCCTGGACTACGTCGACATCTTCTACTCCCACCGCTTCGACCCGGAGACCCCGCTCGAAGAGACAATGGGCGCGCTGGCGACCGCCGTCCAGCAGGGCAAGGCGCTCTACGTCGGCATCTCGTCCTACGGCCCGGACCGGACCCGCGAGGCCGCCCGCATCCTGCGCGAGCTGGGGGTGCCGGCGCTGATCCACCAGCCGTCGTACTCGATGATCAACCGCTGGATCGAGACCGAGGGTCTGCTGGACGTGCTGGCGGAGGAGGGCATGGGCTGCATCGGCTTCGTGCCGCTCGCCCAGGGCCTGCTGACGGACCGCTACCTCGGCGGTATCCCGGAGGGCTCCCGGGCCGCCCAGGGCAAGTCGCTCAACCCGGCGCTGGTCAACGACGAGACGGTGTCGCGGCTGCGGGCGCTGAACGAGATCGCGGCCGGACGCGGCCAGTCGCTGGCGCAGCTCGCCCTCAGCTGGGTGCTGCGCGACCCCCGGGTCACCTCGGCGCTCATCGGCGCGTCGTCGGTGGGCCAGCTGGAGGCGAACGTCGCGGCGGTCGGCGCGGCACCGCTCACCGCGGAGGAACTGGCGGCGATCGACACGCATGCGGTGGAGCCGGAGGGTGTGAACCTCTGGTCCGTCAGCAGCGAGGCGTAG
- a CDS encoding isoprenyl transferase, with product MNLRDLVYRLYSRRVEHHLDVSQAPKHIGVILDGNRRWAKAAGGTTEEGHRAGADKIAEMLGWCEETGVEVVTLWLLSTDNLDRPAGELVPLLGIIEDAVTELAANGNWRVHHVGTMDLLPGHTQQVLKEAEQATHGATGILVNVAVGYGGRQEIADAVRSLLHEHAGRGTTIENLAEILDVEHIAEHLYTRGQPDPDLVIRTSGEQRLSGFMLWQSAHSEYYFCEVFWPAFRKVDFLRALRDYAARHRRYGA from the coding sequence ATGAATCTGCGCGATCTGGTGTACAGGCTGTACTCCCGCCGAGTGGAACACCACCTCGACGTTTCGCAGGCCCCCAAGCACATCGGTGTGATCCTCGACGGCAACCGGCGCTGGGCCAAAGCGGCCGGCGGCACCACAGAAGAGGGCCACCGGGCCGGCGCCGACAAGATCGCCGAGATGCTCGGCTGGTGCGAGGAGACCGGCGTCGAGGTGGTCACCTTGTGGCTGCTGTCGACCGACAACCTGGACCGCCCGGCCGGTGAGCTCGTCCCGCTGCTCGGCATCATCGAGGACGCCGTCACCGAGCTGGCCGCCAACGGGAACTGGCGGGTGCACCACGTCGGCACCATGGACCTGCTGCCCGGGCACACCCAGCAGGTGCTCAAGGAGGCCGAGCAGGCCACCCACGGGGCGACCGGGATCCTGGTGAACGTCGCGGTCGGTTACGGCGGCCGGCAGGAGATCGCCGACGCCGTACGGTCGCTGCTGCACGAGCACGCCGGGCGCGGCACCACGATCGAGAACCTGGCCGAGATCCTGGACGTCGAGCACATCGCGGAGCACCTCTACACGCGAGGCCAGCCCGATCCGGACCTGGTGATCCGCACCTCGGGCGAGCAGCGGCTGTCCGGCTTCATGCTCTGGCAGAGCGCGCACTCCGAGTACTACTTCTGCGAGGTCTTCTGGCCCGCCTTCCGCAAGGTCGACTTCCTGCGGGCGCTGCGGGACTACGCGGCCCGGCACCGGCGCTACGGAGCGTGA
- a CDS encoding GNAT family N-acetyltransferase, translating to MDPSTSPLPTDDPLLRWAAGQPGGPSRVFVAGSAVAVAAPGLSVLDRLAVTGPPAAVAALLREVLPEVGPSYRPLGDRELIDAVGAELGGVLEPVGDFGWMDRGAAGVPAGVPAGLPAPRGFGWLPPGAWPEVDALLDEAFPASYARPGRSGAGERWAGVRLPDGRLGAVAALSWCSATVGLISGVATAPAARGRGLARTVCGPVLAEALARYGTAGLFVEDTNPAARRLYGSLGLRYRPLRAAAVAGRAAG from the coding sequence ATGGACCCCAGCACCTCCCCGCTCCCCACCGACGACCCGCTGCTGCGCTGGGCGGCAGGGCAGCCCGGCGGCCCGTCCCGCGTCTTCGTGGCCGGCTCGGCCGTGGCGGTCGCGGCGCCCGGCCTTTCCGTCCTCGACCGGCTCGCGGTGACCGGCCCGCCGGCCGCGGTCGCCGCGCTGCTCCGGGAGGTGCTGCCCGAGGTCGGGCCGAGCTACCGGCCGCTGGGGGACCGGGAGTTGATCGACGCGGTGGGGGCCGAGCTGGGCGGGGTGCTGGAGCCTGTGGGGGACTTCGGGTGGATGGACCGGGGGGCGGCGGGGGTTCCGGCCGGCGTTCCGGCGGGGCTCCCCGCGCCCCGCGGCTTCGGGTGGCTGCCGCCCGGCGCCTGGCCCGAGGTCGACGCGCTGCTCGACGAGGCGTTTCCGGCTTCCTACGCCCGCCCCGGGCGCAGCGGGGCCGGTGAGCGGTGGGCCGGTGTCCGGCTCCCCGACGGGCGGCTGGGCGCGGTCGCCGCGCTCAGCTGGTGCTCGGCCACGGTCGGCCTGATCTCCGGCGTGGCCACCGCCCCCGCCGCCCGGGGCCGCGGGCTGGCCCGTACGGTCTGCGGCCCGGTCCTCGCGGAGGCGCTCGCCCGCTACGGCACCGCGGGGCTGTTCGTGGAAGACACGAATCCGGCCGCGCGGCGGCTCTACGGTTCGCTCGGGCTGCGCTACCGGCCGCTGCGGGCGGCCGCGGTGGCCGGGCGAGCCGCGGGGTGA
- a CDS encoding type II secretion system F family protein has translation MTRPATTALGSGPAWATGPYPLLVILLTTVALVLGVWGLHAWRGGRADRAALVERLAGDPGRGPHRPAFSGLDRRVRGYAWGKRLEGRLAATGTDLTPGQFTAAFAGVVAAAWLLAALILAPFFGPIAALIAAWAAYSFLSWRRRVRTERLIAQLPDLARVLANATQAGLALRTAVSMAADELDAPAGEELKQVADAMALGHSVEDALGELQQRLPSRELIVLVSTLVLSSRAGGSVVESLRNLTVTLEERKETRREVRTQMSQVTVTAYAIPVMGIGSLLLLDRVMPGSLGALTGSNLGRICVLISLSLYVVGFMLIRRMSRTDV, from the coding sequence ATGACGCGGCCCGCCACGACCGCGCTGGGATCGGGACCCGCCTGGGCCACCGGCCCCTACCCCCTGCTGGTCATCCTGCTCACCACCGTCGCGCTGGTCCTCGGCGTGTGGGGTCTGCACGCGTGGCGCGGCGGGCGGGCGGACCGCGCGGCCCTCGTGGAGCGGCTGGCCGGCGACCCCGGCCGCGGCCCGCACCGCCCCGCCTTCTCCGGGCTCGACCGGCGGGTGCGGGGATACGCGTGGGGCAAGCGGCTCGAAGGGCGGCTCGCCGCGACCGGGACGGACTTGACGCCGGGGCAGTTCACCGCGGCCTTCGCGGGAGTGGTGGCGGCGGCCTGGCTGCTGGCGGCGCTGATCCTGGCGCCGTTCTTCGGCCCGATCGCCGCGCTGATCGCGGCCTGGGCCGCGTACTCCTTCCTCTCCTGGCGCCGCCGCGTGCGCACCGAACGCCTCATCGCCCAACTCCCCGACCTCGCCCGCGTCCTGGCCAACGCCACCCAGGCCGGCCTGGCCCTGCGCACCGCGGTCTCCATGGCCGCCGACGAACTGGACGCCCCGGCAGGCGAGGAGCTGAAGCAGGTCGCCGACGCGATGGCCCTCGGCCACTCCGTCGAGGACGCCCTCGGCGAACTCCAACAGCGCCTCCCGAGCCGCGAGTTGATCGTCCTGGTCTCCACCCTCGTCCTCTCCAGCCGCGCCGGCGGCTCCGTCGTGGAGTCCCTCCGCAACCTCACGGTGACCCTGGAGGAACGCAAGGAGACCCGCCGCGAGGTGCGGACGCAGATGTCGCAGGTGACGGTTACGGCGTACGCGATCCCGGTGATGGGCATCGGCTCGCTGTTACTGCTTGACCGCGTGATGCCCGGCTCGCTCGGCGCTCTGACCGGCTCGAATCTCGGCCGGATCTGTGTACTGATCTCGCTGAGCCTCTACGTGGTCGGCTTCATGCTCATCCGCCGGATGTCCCGGACCGACGTGTGA
- a CDS encoding transglycosylase SLT domain-containing protein, which produces MSRISVRGLAVASATAVTTVGAVVGVASGADQQGTSTEPVEAAGTTTLLADIPAGQQVQQASLTEQIQAQSDAADATARQSAEQAARVQAAKDAAAKKKAADAEAKKKAEEAANQGDASASFAIQASYSVAQVQAMAREIVGSSQYACFSNIVSRESGWNYTATNPSSGAYGLVQSNPGSKMASVASDWRTNPATQIKWGLNYMNSRYGSPCGAWEYWQGHHSY; this is translated from the coding sequence GTGAGCCGGATCTCGGTCCGGGGGCTCGCGGTGGCATCCGCCACCGCCGTCACCACTGTGGGCGCCGTCGTGGGCGTCGCGTCGGGCGCCGACCAGCAGGGCACCAGCACCGAGCCCGTGGAAGCGGCCGGTACGACCACCCTCCTCGCGGACATCCCCGCTGGACAGCAGGTACAGCAGGCATCGTTGACCGAGCAGATCCAGGCTCAGTCCGACGCCGCTGACGCGACAGCGAGGCAGTCGGCCGAGCAGGCGGCCCGCGTGCAGGCGGCCAAGGACGCCGCGGCGAAGAAGAAGGCCGCGGACGCGGAAGCGAAGAAGAAGGCGGAAGAAGCCGCCAACCAGGGTGACGCCAGCGCGTCCTTCGCGATCCAGGCCTCCTACTCGGTGGCGCAGGTCCAGGCGATGGCGAGGGAGATCGTCGGCAGCAGCCAGTACGCCTGCTTCTCCAACATCGTTTCCCGCGAGAGCGGTTGGAACTACACCGCGACCAACCCGTCCTCCGGTGCCTACGGCCTGGTGCAGTCCAACCCGGGTTCGAAGATGGCATCGGTCGCCTCGGACTGGCGGACCAATCCGGCCACGCAGATAAAGTGGGGCCTGAACTACATGAACAGCCGTTACGGCAGCCCCTGCGGCGCCTGGGAGTACTGGCAGGGCCACCACTCCTACTAG
- a CDS encoding A24 family peptidase yields the protein MHVYLIVAAAVWGIAAGLLLPRAAYRLAVAADEPWAAACPSGHPVRGWLGPAACGVPGCPAARYGLGASAAAGCAVACAVVAWRAGAHPEAVVWLLLVPVGVLLGRVDLLVFRLPDVLTLPALGATAGLLGVAALLPHHQGSWLRALIAGAALGALYFLLFFINPAGMGFGDVKLAPTLGLVLGWYGWPAVFAGTFGGFALGALTGLALIAARRADRKTPIPFGPFMLLGTFLALLV from the coding sequence GTGCATGTCTATCTGATCGTGGCCGCCGCCGTCTGGGGAATAGCCGCCGGACTGCTGCTGCCGAGGGCGGCGTACCGGCTGGCCGTGGCGGCGGACGAGCCGTGGGCCGCGGCCTGCCCGTCGGGGCACCCGGTACGGGGCTGGCTCGGCCCGGCGGCTTGCGGGGTGCCGGGGTGCCCGGCCGCGCGGTACGGGCTCGGCGCTTCGGCCGCGGCCGGCTGTGCGGTGGCCTGCGCGGTGGTGGCCTGGCGGGCCGGGGCGCACCCCGAGGCCGTGGTGTGGCTGCTGCTGGTGCCGGTGGGGGTGCTGCTGGGCCGGGTCGACCTCCTGGTCTTCCGGCTGCCGGACGTCCTGACGCTGCCGGCGCTGGGCGCCACGGCGGGGCTGCTCGGGGTGGCGGCGCTGCTGCCGCACCATCAGGGGTCGTGGCTGCGGGCGCTGATCGCGGGGGCGGCGCTGGGGGCGCTGTACTTCCTGCTCTTCTTCATCAACCCGGCGGGTATGGGCTTCGGCGACGTCAAGCTCGCGCCGACGCTGGGGTTGGTTCTTGGGTGGTACGGGTGGCCGGCCGTCTTCGCGGGGACGTTCGGGGGGTTTGCGCTGGGGGCGCTGACCGGACTGGCGCTCATCGCTGCGCGTCGTGCGGACCGTAAGACCCCGATTCCGTTCGGGCCGTTCATGCTGCTCGGAACGTTTCTCGCGCTGCTCGTGTAA
- a CDS encoding OmpA family protein: MAVTLGAVVVVVLAAGTVNGSVAVADTNPPPSAGEDTPAAPVAIDPASPGLKLPEGATLAPSKVLDIVSVTDESAVAASQPQQRQETSNSTVTYALQAEVLFGKDSSKLAPAATGRIQAIANDINARHVSSPIRVFGFTDNLGSSEHGDVLSKARADSVYKVLATELDNLGDASHTFQVRGYGEDYPIADNSTESGRQQNRRVEITFTPPAA; encoded by the coding sequence GTGGCGGTGACGCTGGGCGCGGTGGTGGTCGTGGTGCTGGCCGCGGGGACGGTGAACGGGTCGGTCGCGGTGGCGGACACGAACCCGCCGCCGAGCGCCGGGGAGGACACGCCGGCGGCGCCGGTGGCGATCGACCCCGCCTCGCCGGGGCTGAAGCTGCCCGAGGGGGCGACGCTCGCGCCGTCGAAGGTGCTGGACATCGTGTCGGTGACGGACGAGAGCGCGGTGGCCGCGAGCCAGCCGCAGCAGCGGCAGGAGACGTCGAACTCGACGGTGACCTACGCCCTCCAGGCCGAGGTGCTCTTCGGGAAGGACAGCTCGAAGCTCGCGCCGGCCGCCACCGGCCGGATCCAGGCCATCGCCAACGACATCAACGCGCGACACGTCTCGTCACCCATCCGTGTCTTCGGGTTCACCGACAATCTGGGCAGCAGCGAGCACGGCGACGTGCTCTCCAAGGCGCGCGCGGACTCGGTTTACAAAGTCCTGGCAACGGAACTCGACAATCTCGGTGACGCATCCCACACCTTCCAGGTGCGGGGCTACGGCGAGGATTACCCGATCGCTGACAATTCCACCGAAAGCGGGCGCCAGCAGAACCGGAGGGTCGAGATCACTTTCACCCCGCCTGCCGCGTAA